The genomic segment CGCGCCGACGCCTTGCTGGCGGATGCGGGAATGGTGATTGTCAGCGTGCCTATTCATTTGACGGTGCCGGTTATTGAGCAATTGCCGACGCTACCGGAAGATTGCCTCCTGGTCGATCTGGCCTCGGTAAAAAACGCGCCGCTACAGGCGATGCTGGCGGCGCACAATGGGCCGGTTCTTGGTCTGCATCCGATGTTCGGCCCCGATAGCGGCAGTCTGGCAAAGCAGGTGGTTGTGTACTGCGAAGGGCGCCAGCCGGAGGCCTATCAGTGGTTCCTGGAACAGATCCAGGTATGGGGCGCGCGGTTGCACCGCAGCAGCGCCGTCGAGCACGATCAAAACATGTCCTTCATTCAGGCGCTGCATCATTTCGCCACTTTTGCCTACGGCATGCATCTGGCGGAGGAGAATGTCGATCTGGAACAATTGTTGGCGCTGTCCTCGCCGATTTACCGGCTTGAGTTAGCGATGATTGGACGCCTCTTCGCGCAGGATCTCCAGTTGTATGCCGATATCATTATGGCTTTCGAGGACAATCTGGCGTTGATCAAGCGCTATTACCGGCGTTTCGGCGCGGCGATCGCGTTGCTGGAGCAGGGCGATAAACAGGCGTTCATCGCGCGATTCACCCAAATCGACCGCTGGTTCGGCGATTATGCCGACCATTTCCTTGCGGAAAGCCGCGTGTTATTGCGTCAGGCCAACGATAGCCGCAAATAAGGCGTTATCATGCAGGGCGTGGCGGATGCCGCCGACGCCCCCCGCACAGGTTATTCAGGATCCACCGGCAGGACATTTTCACTCGGGTAGCAGCCCAAGACCTTCAGCGACCGCGTAATTGCCTGCAGCTCGCGCAATGCTTTTTGCATTTTCGTACTGCGCAAATTGGCCTGCACATCAATATAAAACATCTCTTCATGGGCATTGCCGTGTATCGGCCGGGATTCCAGGCGCGTCATCACAATACCGTGGGTCCGCAGCACTAGCAGCGCCTCGACAAGCGCGCCGGACTGCTGGCCGGTGGCCATGATAAGCGTGGTTTTCGCCGGCACCTGCTCGGTGACGTCGATAGATTTGCGGGCCAGCACGATAAAACGGGTAATGTTCTCCTGCTGGTTGGCCAGGTTATTTTCCAGCACCTGCAAACCGTACAAAGCCCCGCCCTGTCCGCTGCCCAGCGCGGCGACGGTGGGTCGGTTAAGCTGTGCCACTTTTTCCATGGCCGCGGCGGTGCTTTCGCAGTACTCGAATTCCCACTGCGGGAAACGTCCCAGGAACTGGCTGCACTGTTGAAAAGGCTGCGGATGGCTGTAGACCACCTCGATACGATCCAGATCGGTACTGCCGCTAACTAATACGCAGTGATCGATTGGAATAGCGATTTCTCCCACCAAAGACAGGTGGGTGTGCTGTAGCAGATCGTACACTTCGTTGATTGAACCCGAACTGCTGTTTTCAATCGGCAAAATACCGTATTCCGCCTGGCCCGTTTCCACTAACTGAACGATATCGCCGAATTTTTGGCAACCGCACTCTATAACCTGCTCAAAATAGCGCGCGCCATACTGCCGCGCCGCCAGGTGGGAATAGGAACCTTTAGGGCCAAGAAACGCGATGCGCGCAGAGCGCTCCTCTTGATGATTAAGATCCAGTTGCAGCAGGGCCTGCTGTGTTAACACGGAATCTTCGATAATCATTTGAAACAGTCGGGTCACGTAAAAACCGTCGAGGTCGAGTTTCTGGCCTTCGGTGACTAAGCGTTTCAGCAGTTCGCGCTCGCGCGCGATATCGCGTATCGGCCGTTGCGAGGCTATCTTGCTACGCGCAACATCCAGTGCCAGAGCGCGCCTTTCCGCCAGTAAAGACAGCAATTTGAGATCCAGCGCGCTTATCCGATCGCGCAGCGTCAATAAAGTGTTGTTATTCATAATATTGGTTACCTTTCACGCCAACAAAAAAAGCCCACTGGTTCAGGAGGCTTTGCGGTTCGTCTTCGCTTTATTTCTCACACGACGCGCGCCAGCCTCCTAGCATCGGAAGATAAAAAAGAAAGCGAAGAAAAACGGGGTGGTCGGCATAGTCAACTCTTTGGAAATAAGGATAAGGGGTACAGTAACCGCTCGCTTTTCCCCCTGTCAATATAAAACGCGCCCTGAGGGCGCGCTATCGAGGGGTAACGTTGCCGTGCGCGGGTAGATCCGCCGGCTTAGGGGGTTATACCGCCATAAAATTCGCGGTCTTAACACATTCCGCGGCGCGCTTCCCCTTTATGCTGGACTTTATTGATTTGACGTTCAAGTTTCGCCAGCAGCTCGTTTATCGCCAGATACATGTCCTGATGGGTCGCGCTGGCCACCAGTTGCCCATTGGGCGTGCTCAGCGTCGCGTCGGCAACAAAACCCTGCGGCTGTTTGGAGAGGATAATATGCGGATTAATCAGCTGGGTCTGCCATTTTGCCAGTTTTGCCAGGCGCTCTTCCGCGTGTTGACGAATGGCGGGAGTGATCTCCATTTGCTTACCGGTAATGTTGATTATCATAGAACTACCTCTCTGCGTGTTTCCGTCTACATAGTTTAAGCATACCCGCGAGGGGCATCTTTTGTGTGATTTGGATCACTTTTTTTTCGGCAAGGCGGCTGAGGGGATGGGTTCTGTGAACAGGGGTCAGTAACGGGTTTTATCTTCTTGTCAGCGCCAGCGCAATGGGGCAATATTGTTAAGTTAACCATACCGAAACGACAGCCGAGGCTGCCGTCTGGATTGGGCCGCGCCGTTAGGCCGGGTTTGACGCGATAATCTTCGTCACTTTGTCCGCCTGGCCGTTCAACTGTAATTCCCGATAGGCTTTTTCCATATAGGGCAGCGCCTGGCGCGTCGCCTGCGTATCGGGGAAGTCGCGCAGCATTTGCTCAACGCGGTTGGCCACCGCCACATAGGCGCCGCGTTTGTTATAGTACTCCACCACCGACAGTTCATGCTTGGCCAGCCGGTCTTTGAGATAAACCAGACGTTTGGTGGCATCCATGGCATACTGGCTGTTCGGATAACCCCGAATCAGCTGCGTGAAATCGCGAAACGCCGCGCGCGCATGCTCCGGGTTGCGATCGGAACGGTCCACGCCGAAGAATCCCTGTAATGTGCTGTCGTCCAGCGCCATATCAGTCAAACCACGCATGTAGAGTACGTAGTCGACATTCGGATGGGTGGGATTAAGCCGCAGAAAACGGTCGATGGAGGCTTGCGCCAGCGGCAGGTCGGCGGATTTGTAGTAAGCATAAATCAAGTCAAGCTGAACCTGTTGCGCGTAGGGACCGAACGGATAGCGGTTATCCAGCGCCTCCAGCTCCTTGATAGCGCCTTTATAATTACCGTCCTGCAGCTTTTGCTGCGCGGAAGCATAGATCTCGGAGGGGGGATTATCGGGAACGGCGTCTTTGTTACTGGAACAACCCGCCAGCACCAGGCTCAGTGTGGCGGCTGCCACCAGATATTTCATACGCATCATGACGTTTTGCTTATCCTCAGAGTGTTATTCCGGGAGACTGTCCGTTTAGCTCCCGGATGAGACCAGCTACAATAGCATACTATTTTAAACGGCATCGCCGTGAAAACCCAACGTTAACGAAGATACATTATATGGCACAGCATCAACACCTCACCGGAACGGTGAATGAATCACAACTCGGGCAACGTTTAGATCAGACTTTGGCTGAAATGTTCCCTGATTATTCACGATCGCGGATAAAAGCCTGGATCTTTGACGGCCGGGTGAGGGTGAACGGACGGGTCACGGCGGTGCCAAAAGAGAAAATGTTTGGCGGTGAATTCGTTGAAATACAAGCTATTATCGAAGAAGAGCCGCGCTGGGAAGCGCAAGCTATCCCGTTGAATATTGTTTATGAAGATGACGATATTCTTGTCATCAATAAACCCCGCGATTTGGTGGTCCATCCTGGCGCCGGCAATGCCGATGGCACCGTGTTGAACGCGTTCTTGCACTATTTCCCTCCCATCGTGGATGTGCCCCGAGCGGGGATCGTTCATCGTCTGGACAAAGATACCACCGGTTTGATGGTGGTGGCCAAGACCGTGCCGGCGCAAACCCGCCTGGTGGAATCGCTCCAGACGCGGGAAATTACCCGCGAATATGAAGCTGTGGCTATCGGCACCATGACCGCCGGCGGCACCGTGGAGCAGCCAATCGCCCGCCACTCTACCAAGCGGACGCATATGGCGGTCCATCCGATGGGAAAGCCAGCGGTGACCCATTACCGCATTATGGAGCATTTTCACGCCCATACGCGCCTGCGCCTGCGTCTGGAGACCGGCCGCACCCATCAGATCCGCGTCCATATGGCGCATATCAACCATCCGCTGGTGGGCGATCCCCTTTATGGCGGCCGTCCTCGACCGCCGAAAGGCGCTAGTGAAGCGTTTAACGAAGTGCTGCGCCGCTTTGATCGCCAGGCGCTGCATGCCACCTTGCTGCGGCTTTACCATCCCATCACCTCGATTGAAATGGAATGGCATGCTCCGCTGCCGCAGGATATGGTGGCGCTGATAGCGGCGTTGAAAGAGGATACGGAACTGTTTAAAGAAAGTATGGATTGGCTGTGAGCCGGCTTATTCTGCCCGACTGGCCCGCGCCTTCCCAGGTTGGCGCCTGTAGCACGACCCGCGAGGGCGGCGTGAGCCAAGCGCCTTGGCATTCGCTCAACCTGGGGGATCATGTCGGGGATGATCCCGACGCCGTTGCCGAAAATCGCCCTCGGCTGAGGGCGCTGGCGCATCTTCCCGCCGCGCCGCACTACCTGACCCAGGTGCACGGCGTCGATGTGGTGGTGTTAGAGGACGCGGCGCCGACGTCGCTGCGCGGGGATGCGGTCTACACCCGCAGGCCGGGCGAGGTTTGCGTCGTGATGACCGCCGATTGTTTGCCGGTGCTGTTTTGCGATCGCGGAGGGCGGGAGGTGGCCGCGGCGCATGCCGGTTGGCGGGGATTATGCGCCGGCGTGCTGGAGCAGACGCTGGCGGCGTTTCAGGCGCCGCGCGCGGACATACTCGCCTGGCGGGGTCCGGCCATTGGGCCAACGGCGTTTGAGGTGGGCGCTGAGGTTAAAGACGCCTTTACCCGTCACGACCCCGCGGCCGCCGGCGCGTTCGTCCCGCGGGGCGAAAAATATCTGGCCGATCTCTATCAATTGGCGCGTTTACGTCTGAGAACGGCCGGAATCCGCGCCATATATGGCGGTAAGCATTGCACAGTGCAGGAAAACAACACTTTTTTCTCCTATCGGCGCGATGGTGTCACCGGACGTATGGCAACTTTGGTCTGGCTGATATAATCTCTTGCCCAAGACGATCCAGGATGGATAGCAACAATCTTCCCGCTTATTGGCGAAATATCCCTTGAATTTTAAATAAACGACCTTATTTAATCTCCAGAGTAGCAATTTTGACCAATATGGGAGGAGTTATGCGTCTGGATCGTCTTACCAATAAATTCCAGCTTGCCCTCGCCGATGCCCAGTCCATGGCCCTCGGGCGCGACAATCAATTTATCGAACCTTTACACGTGATGACGGCCCTGCTGAAGCAGGAAGGCGGCACCGTGCGTCCGCTGCTGCAATCCGCCGGCGTCAACATCGTGCCGTTTATCAGCGCGGTGGCGCAGGCCTGCGAGCGCCTGCCGCAGGTGGAGGGCACCGGGGGCGATGTGCAGCCTTCGCAAGATCTGGTGCGCGTGCTGAACCTGTGCGACAAGCTGGCGCAAAAACGCGCCGACAGTTTCATCTCATCAGAACTCTTTGTTCTGGCCTCGCTGGAATCGCGCGGTACGCTGGCCGAGCTGCTGAAGTCGGCGGGCGCCACGACGGCGACGATTACCCAAGCGATTGAGCAAATGCGCGGCGGTGAGCAGGTAAACGATCAGGGCGCGGAAGATCAGCGCCAGGCGCTGAAAAAGTTCACCATCGACCTGACCGAGCGCGCCGAGCAGGGCAAACTCGACCCGGTGATTGGCCGTGACGAAGAAATTCGCCGCACGATTCAGGTGTTGCAACGTCGTACCAAAAATAATCCGGTTCTCATCGGTGAACCCGGGGTGGGTAAAACCGCCATTGTCGAGGGGCTGGCGCAGCGTATCGTCAACGGCGAAGTACCCGAAGGCCTAAAAAACAACCGGGTGTTGTCGCTGG from the Candidatus Sodalis pierantonius str. SOPE genome contains:
- the tyrA gene encoding bifunctional chorismate mutase/prephenate dehydrogenase, with protein sequence MVAELNVLRDKIDEVDKVLLDLLAKRLSLVAEVGEVKSRAGLPIYAPDRETAMLASRRREAAALDVPPDLIEDVLRRVMRESYASENDKGFKTLCPQLRPVVIIGGQGQMGRLFGKMLTLSGYQVRTLEKEDWPRADALLADAGMVIVSVPIHLTVPVIEQLPTLPEDCLLVDLASVKNAPLQAMLAAHNGPVLGLHPMFGPDSGSLAKQVVVYCEGRQPEAYQWFLEQIQVWGARLHRSSAVEHDQNMSFIQALHHFATFAYGMHLAEENVDLEQLLALSSPIYRLELAMIGRLFAQDLQLYADIIMAFEDNLALIKRYYRRFGAAIALLEQGDKQAFIARFTQIDRWFGDYADHFLAESRVLLRQANDSRK
- the pheA gene encoding bifunctional chorismate mutase/prephenate dehydratase — its product is MNNNTLLTLRDRISALDLKLLSLLAERRALALDVARSKIASQRPIRDIARERELLKRLVTEGQKLDLDGFYVTRLFQMIIEDSVLTQQALLQLDLNHQEERSARIAFLGPKGSYSHLAARQYGARYFEQVIECGCQKFGDIVQLVETGQAEYGILPIENSSSGSINEVYDLLQHTHLSLVGEIAIPIDHCVLVSGSTDLDRIEVVYSHPQPFQQCSQFLGRFPQWEFEYCESTAAAMEKVAQLNRPTVAALGSGQGGALYGLQVLENNLANQQENITRFIVLARKSIDVTEQVPAKTTLIMATGQQSGALVEALLVLRTHGIVMTRLESRPIHGNAHEEMFYIDVQANLRSTKMQKALRELQAITRSLKVLGCYPSENVLPVDPE
- the raiA gene encoding ribosome-associated translation inhibitor RaiA, which encodes MIINITGKQMEITPAIRQHAEERLAKLAKWQTQLINPHIILSKQPQGFVADATLSTPNGQLVASATHQDMYLAINELLAKLERQINKVQHKGEARRGMC
- the bamD gene encoding outer membrane protein assembly factor BamD gives rise to the protein MMRMKYLVAAATLSLVLAGCSSNKDAVPDNPPSEIYASAQQKLQDGNYKGAIKELEALDNRYPFGPYAQQVQLDLIYAYYKSADLPLAQASIDRFLRLNPTHPNVDYVLYMRGLTDMALDDSTLQGFFGVDRSDRNPEHARAAFRDFTQLIRGYPNSQYAMDATKRLVYLKDRLAKHELSVVEYYNKRGAYVAVANRVEQMLRDFPDTQATRQALPYMEKAYRELQLNGQADKVTKIIASNPA
- the rluD gene encoding 23S rRNA pseudouridine(1911/1915/1917) synthase RluD yields the protein MAQHQHLTGTVNESQLGQRLDQTLAEMFPDYSRSRIKAWIFDGRVRVNGRVTAVPKEKMFGGEFVEIQAIIEEEPRWEAQAIPLNIVYEDDDILVINKPRDLVVHPGAGNADGTVLNAFLHYFPPIVDVPRAGIVHRLDKDTTGLMVVAKTVPAQTRLVESLQTREITREYEAVAIGTMTAGGTVEQPIARHSTKRTHMAVHPMGKPAVTHYRIMEHFHAHTRLRLRLETGRTHQIRVHMAHINHPLVGDPLYGGRPRPPKGASEAFNEVLRRFDRQALHATLLRLYHPITSIEMEWHAPLPQDMVALIAALKEDTELFKESMDWL
- the yfiH gene encoding purine nucleoside phosphorylase YfiH, with protein sequence MSRLILPDWPAPSQVGACSTTREGGVSQAPWHSLNLGDHVGDDPDAVAENRPRLRALAHLPAAPHYLTQVHGVDVVVLEDAAPTSLRGDAVYTRRPGEVCVVMTADCLPVLFCDRGGREVAAAHAGWRGLCAGVLEQTLAAFQAPRADILAWRGPAIGPTAFEVGAEVKDAFTRHDPAAAGAFVPRGEKYLADLYQLARLRLRTAGIRAIYGGKHCTVQENNTFFSYRRDGVTGRMATLVWLI